Proteins encoded together in one Streptomyces roseifaciens window:
- a CDS encoding alpha/beta fold hydrolase: MADTVVFPIDTPAGRRTAEVSYERLGGGEPLVLLHGIGHHLQAWDPVAGILAAERDVIAVDLPGFGDSPALPDGVAYDLRGVVPVLGALFEALDLDRPHVVGNSLGGLLALQLAHEKLVRSATAISPAGFWTAGERRYAFGVLRGMKRGAESLPPQTVARLARTAAGRAALAGTIYARPGRRSPDAVMAETRALRECTGFAPTLEAGRSVLFTHDIADVPVTIAWGTRDRLLLRRQGVRAKKVIPGARLVRLPGCGHVPMNDDPALVARVVLDATR; the protein is encoded by the coding sequence ATGGCCGACACGGTCGTCTTCCCCATCGACACCCCCGCCGGACGGCGGACCGCGGAGGTGTCCTACGAACGGCTCGGCGGCGGGGAGCCACTGGTGCTCCTGCACGGCATCGGCCACCACCTGCAGGCGTGGGACCCGGTCGCCGGCATCCTCGCCGCGGAGCGCGACGTCATAGCCGTCGACCTGCCCGGCTTCGGCGACTCCCCGGCGCTGCCGGACGGCGTGGCCTACGACCTGCGCGGCGTGGTCCCCGTCCTCGGGGCGCTCTTCGAGGCGCTGGACCTCGACCGGCCGCACGTGGTCGGCAACTCGCTCGGCGGACTGCTGGCCCTGCAGCTCGCGCACGAGAAGCTCGTACGCTCCGCGACGGCCATCTCCCCCGCCGGCTTCTGGACCGCGGGCGAGCGCCGCTACGCCTTCGGCGTGCTGCGCGGGATGAAGCGCGGCGCCGAGTCGCTGCCGCCGCAGACCGTCGCCCGGCTGGCCCGCACGGCCGCCGGCCGCGCGGCGCTGGCCGGCACCATCTACGCCCGCCCCGGCCGCCGTTCGCCGGACGCGGTGATGGCCGAGACGCGCGCGCTGCGCGAATGCACCGGCTTCGCCCCCACGCTGGAGGCCGGCCGCAGCGTCCTGTTCACGCACGACATCGCGGACGTCCCCGTCACCATCGCCTGGGGCACGCGCGACCGGCTGCTGCTGCGGCGCCAGGGCGTCCGGGCCAAGAAGGTCATCCCCGGGGCCCGGCTGGTACGGCTGCCCGGCTGCGGGCACGTGCCCATGAACGACGACCCGGCCCTGGTGGCCAGAGTCGTCCTGGACGCCACGCGGTGA
- a CDS encoding RNA polymerase sigma-70 factor, with translation MDKPHRVRWDGAVTAPDAASDAALDAFEEHRSVLTGVAYRMLGRVADAEDVVQEAWLRWSGAAREDVRDPRGYLVRVTTRLAIDRLRQVQARREAYVGPWLPEPIATDYGPAVPDTAELAVLADSVSLAVLVVLESLSPLERAVFVLREAFGFPFGEIAVTLDRSEAAVRQLAARARRHVDERRPRFTVDPAEQRDLTEKFLAAATGGSIGNLLELLAPDVRLVGDSGGKSKAPLRVIETADKVGRFLHAVAQQPLPGLEVRFMEINGRPGLLVLSGGRPDTAFSLEVADGRITTVYLVRNPDKLGGLAG, from the coding sequence ATGGACAAGCCCCACCGGGTCCGCTGGGATGGAGCGGTGACCGCACCAGACGCCGCATCCGACGCCGCACTCGACGCCTTCGAGGAGCACCGCTCCGTCCTGACCGGCGTGGCCTACCGGATGCTCGGCCGCGTCGCCGACGCCGAGGACGTCGTCCAGGAGGCCTGGCTGCGCTGGTCCGGCGCCGCCCGCGAGGACGTGCGCGACCCCCGCGGGTACCTCGTGCGGGTCACCACCCGGCTGGCCATCGACCGGCTGCGCCAGGTGCAGGCGCGGCGCGAGGCGTACGTAGGCCCCTGGCTGCCCGAGCCGATCGCCACCGACTACGGCCCGGCCGTCCCCGACACCGCCGAGCTGGCGGTCCTGGCGGACTCGGTCTCCCTGGCCGTGCTCGTGGTCCTGGAGTCGCTCTCCCCGCTGGAGCGGGCGGTCTTCGTGCTGCGGGAGGCGTTCGGCTTCCCCTTCGGGGAGATCGCCGTGACGCTCGACCGCTCGGAAGCGGCCGTGCGTCAGCTCGCGGCCCGTGCCCGCCGCCATGTCGACGAGCGCAGGCCGCGCTTCACCGTGGACCCGGCCGAGCAGCGCGACCTCACCGAGAAGTTCCTCGCGGCGGCCACGGGCGGCAGCATCGGGAACCTGCTGGAGCTGCTCGCGCCCGACGTGCGGCTCGTCGGCGACAGCGGCGGCAAGTCCAAGGCCCCGCTGCGCGTCATCGAGACGGCGGACAAGGTCGGCCGCTTCCTGCACGCGGTGGCGCAGCAGCCCCTGCCGGGGCTGGAGGTCCGCTTCATGGAGATCAACGGCCGCCCGGGCCTCCTCGTCCTCTCCGGAGGACGCCCGGACACCGCCTTCAGCCTGGAGGTGGCGGACGGCCGGATCACGACGGTCTACCTGGTGCGCAACCCCGACAAGCTCGGCGGCCTGGCGGGATAG